In one Ananas comosus cultivar F153 linkage group 12, ASM154086v1, whole genome shotgun sequence genomic region, the following are encoded:
- the LOC109718239 gene encoding 40S ribosomal protein S24-1, with amino-acid sequence MADTKAVTIRTRKFMTNRLLSRKQFVIDVLHPGRANVSKAELKEKLAKLYEVKDPNSIFVFKFRTHFGGGKSTGFGLIYDSVDSAKKYEPKYRLIRNGLATKVEKSRKQMKERKNRAKKIRGVKKTKAGDAAKQGKKK; translated from the exons ATGGCGGATACGAAGGCGGTGACGATCCGAACTCGCAAGTTCATGACCAATCGCCTCCTCTCCCGGAAGCAATTC GTCATCGACGTGCTCCATCCAGGGCGAGCGAACGTCTCCAAG GCGGAGTTGAAGGAGAAGCTGGCGAAGCTGTACGAAGTGAAGGACCCGAACTCAATCTTCGTCTTCAAGTTCCGAACTCACTTCGGTGGGGGAAAGTCCACGGGATTTGGGCTCATCTACGATTCCGTTGATAGCGCTAAGAAGTATGAGCCCAAGTACAGGCTCATTAGG AACGGGCTTGCTACAAAGGTTGAGAAGTCAAGGAAGCAGATGAAGGAGCGGAAGAATAGGGCCAAGAAGATCCGCGGAGTGAAGAAG